Proteins from a genomic interval of Planctomycetota bacterium:
- a CDS encoding rhodanese-like domain-containing protein: MFVQQFYVEGIAHLSYLVGGKKACAIIDPRRDVDEYLAAAKAMGLKITHILETHLHADFVSGHLDLAQRTGAAIYAPKSGGCKYSHVAVAEGDSFNVEDMRVRVLDTPGHTPDCICYVVTDQSRGDEPVAVFSGDTLFVGDVGRPDLFPGRGKELAASLFGNLKKLMALPDTCLVYPAHGAGSLCGKAMGAMRVSTIGYERAHNPALQHKTLDDFSKALLSGMPEAPDHFARCSDINRRGPALVAELSAPKPLSPAEVQALSSQGHVVLDARDYASFGGAHVPGAINIDGAHNFSTFCGWLLPPDKPIILVARTAEEVPALATMLRRVGLDDVMGYLDGGMGPWITSGLPVARIPTMTVHEAQEACKSKTPIVFLDVRAAGEWNASHIEGATHMPLPATRTQFGELDRAATIALVCKSGARASTAGSILQQKGFRSLAVVAGGMTAWVAAGFAPECATCALTHGPRINQ; this comes from the coding sequence ATGTTTGTGCAGCAGTTCTACGTCGAGGGCATCGCCCACCTGTCGTATCTCGTGGGAGGCAAGAAGGCGTGCGCGATCATTGATCCCAGGCGCGACGTGGACGAGTATCTCGCCGCGGCCAAGGCGATGGGACTCAAGATCACCCACATTCTGGAGACCCATCTCCATGCCGACTTCGTGAGCGGCCACCTGGACCTGGCCCAACGGACGGGTGCGGCCATCTACGCCCCCAAGTCAGGCGGCTGCAAGTACTCCCATGTGGCCGTAGCCGAGGGCGACAGCTTCAACGTCGAGGACATGCGCGTCCGGGTGCTCGACACCCCGGGCCACACGCCCGACTGCATCTGCTACGTGGTGACCGACCAGTCGCGCGGGGACGAGCCCGTGGCCGTCTTCAGCGGCGACACGCTCTTTGTGGGCGACGTAGGGCGACCCGACCTCTTCCCCGGCCGCGGCAAAGAGCTGGCCGCGAGCCTGTTCGGCAACCTCAAGAAGCTGATGGCGCTGCCCGACACGTGCCTCGTCTACCCGGCCCACGGCGCGGGTTCGCTGTGCGGCAAGGCGATGGGCGCCATGCGCGTGAGCACCATCGGCTACGAGCGCGCCCACAACCCTGCCCTCCAGCACAAGACACTCGACGACTTCAGCAAGGCGCTGCTGAGCGGCATGCCTGAGGCCCCCGACCACTTCGCGCGGTGCTCCGACATCAACCGCCGCGGCCCGGCATTGGTGGCCGAGCTTTCGGCCCCCAAGCCTCTCTCGCCCGCCGAGGTGCAGGCGCTCTCCAGCCAGGGGCATGTCGTGCTCGACGCGCGCGACTACGCCAGCTTCGGCGGCGCCCACGTGCCCGGCGCCATCAACATTGACGGCGCCCACAACTTCTCGACCTTCTGCGGTTGGCTTCTGCCCCCCGACAAGCCGATCATCCTCGTCGCCCGCACAGCCGAGGAGGTGCCAGCCCTGGCCACCATGCTCCGCCGTGTGGGGCTGGACGACGTGATGGGCTACCTCGATGGCGGCATGGGGCCGTGGATCACCAGCGGCCTGCCCGTCGCCCGCATCCCCACCATGACCGTCCACGAGGCGCAAGAGGCGTGCAAGTCGAAGACGCCCATCGTGTTCCTCGACGTGCGGGCGGCCGGCGAGTGGAACGCAAGCCACATCGAGGGCGCCACGCACATGCCGCTGCCCGCCACGCGGACGCAGTTCGGCGAGCTGGACAGGGCGGCGACGATTGCCCTCGTGTGCAAGAGCGGCGCGCGGGCGAGCACGGCCGGCAGCATCCTCCAGCAGAAGGGCTTCCGCAGCCTCGCGGTCGTCGCCGGCGGCATGACGGCCTGGGTCGCCGCGGGCTTCGCCCCCGAGTGCGCCACCTGCGCCCTCACCCACGGGCCACGAATCAACCAATAG
- a CDS encoding YeeE/YedE thiosulfate transporter family protein has translation MLKKLHGHKGGQLLIGLAMGFAFGFLLQKAGVTTYDVIINQLLFRDFTVLKVMLTAMITGMVGFHLLKGLGLAQYKVKPGGFGSTLIGALIFGVGFGTLGYCPGTVVGAVGQGALDALFGGLIGALIGAALFAALFPKLKRGILGKGHFGELTVPELLKVNPWAVVVPVSLAVTGLLWWLEVSGF, from the coding sequence ATGCTCAAGAAGCTCCACGGACACAAGGGTGGCCAACTGCTCATCGGCCTGGCGATGGGCTTCGCGTTCGGCTTCCTGCTCCAGAAGGCCGGCGTGACCACTTACGACGTGATCATCAACCAGCTTCTATTCCGCGACTTCACGGTGCTGAAGGTGATGCTCACTGCGATGATCACGGGCATGGTGGGGTTTCACTTGCTGAAAGGACTGGGGCTGGCGCAGTACAAGGTGAAGCCCGGCGGTTTCGGCTCCACGCTCATCGGAGCGCTCATCTTCGGCGTCGGCTTCGGCACGCTCGGCTACTGCCCCGGCACCGTGGTGGGCGCCGTGGGCCAGGGCGCGCTCGATGCGCTCTTCGGCGGGCTGATCGGTGCGCTCATTGGCGCGGCCCTGTTTGCTGCTCTCTTTCCCAAGCTAAAGCGTGGCATCCTGGGCAAAGGGCACTTCGGCGAACTCACGGTCCCCGAACTGCTCAAAGTGAACCCATGGGCAGTCGTCGTTCCTGTCTCTCTCGCTGTGACCGGCCTGCTCTGGTGGCTCGAGGTCTCGGGCTTCTGA
- a CDS encoding desulfoferrodoxin, which translates to MARQLEVYKCALCGNIVEVLHGGDGELVCCGEPMKLFKENTVDAAREKHVPVIERVEGGIKVKVGSVPHPMTPEHYIEWIELQADGKVYRQFLKPSDKPEAVFPVIAAQVTAREWCNLHGLWKA; encoded by the coding sequence ATGGCGAGACAGCTTGAGGTCTACAAGTGCGCCCTGTGCGGCAACATCGTGGAGGTGCTTCACGGCGGCGACGGGGAACTGGTCTGCTGCGGCGAACCGATGAAGCTCTTCAAAGAGAACACCGTGGACGCCGCGAGAGAGAAGCACGTGCCGGTCATCGAGCGGGTCGAAGGCGGCATCAAGGTGAAGGTCGGCAGCGTGCCGCACCCGATGACGCCCGAACACTACATCGAGTGGATCGAACTCCAGGCCGACGGCAAGGTCTACCGCCAGTTCCTCAAGCCCAGTGACAAGCCCGAGGCCGTCTTCCCGGTCATCGCGGCGCAAGTGACGGCCCGCGAGTGGTGCAACCTGCACGGCCTGTGGAAGGCCTGA
- a CDS encoding YeeE/YedE thiosulfate transporter family protein encodes MRVMACLLMLALLWGMAGPAMAKGAPAPLADGTEVEWAPPTASSSNPLTMARWSPYVVGVGIGVLCCLAFLLSDKTMGCSTAFARSAGMLERLFRGKAVEAKPYYQQFKPVVDWEWMLVVGLLLGAAASALLSGTFHLHWVPPLWAERVGVDPVVRWVVAFFGGICMGFGARWAGGCTSGHGISGTLQLAASGWLAVAGFFIGGIATAVALFHIILA; translated from the coding sequence ATGCGCGTGATGGCATGTCTGTTGATGCTGGCCCTGCTCTGGGGCATGGCAGGGCCTGCGATGGCCAAAGGCGCTCCGGCGCCCCTGGCCGACGGGACGGAAGTGGAGTGGGCTCCACCCACGGCATCGAGCAGCAACCCACTCACGATGGCCCGCTGGTCGCCCTACGTGGTCGGCGTGGGCATCGGGGTGCTGTGCTGCCTGGCATTCCTGCTTTCGGACAAGACGATGGGCTGCTCGACGGCATTCGCCCGGAGTGCGGGGATGCTCGAGCGGCTCTTCAGGGGCAAAGCGGTGGAGGCAAAGCCGTACTACCAGCAGTTCAAGCCTGTGGTGGACTGGGAGTGGATGCTGGTGGTTGGGCTGCTGCTGGGCGCAGCGGCCTCGGCGCTGCTGTCGGGCACGTTCCACCTCCACTGGGTTCCGCCCCTCTGGGCGGAGAGGGTCGGCGTTGACCCCGTGGTGCGATGGGTCGTGGCCTTCTTCGGCGGCATCTGCATGGGCTTCGGGGCGCGCTGGGCGGGCGGCTGCACGAGCGGCCACGGCATCAGCGGCACGCTTCAGCTTGCGGCGAGCGGCTGGCTCGCCGTCGCCGGCTTCTTCATCGGCGGCATCGCCACTGCCGTTGCCTTGTTCCACATCATCCTGGCGTGA
- a CDS encoding Gfo/Idh/MocA family oxidoreductase: MSKRVARFPRRGFLKCATGALAAPWVLPASAFGRSGSMSPSDRINAAAIGTRNRGNDLIKGVIRHPDVRLLLVCDVDKTIREQRAGECNKSYAEQERGQNITQPVHDYREIMERTDIDVVLIATPDHWHAILAIAALRSGKDVYCEKPMTLTIAEGRAMADAVARYGRVFQCGSQRRSEERPRRACEAVRNGRIGKLLRVEVGIGLRPVKSEPDVAEPVPPELDYDLWLGPAPWAPYSTKRCHYNFRFVRDYSGGEMTNFGAHFFDVAQWGIGADDSGPVEIRGKGEFFDGLWNTFSKVDVTYTYANGVVVHGSHAAGGCKFIGTEGWVDAERLVGEPKEAILAPPGPNEVHLFAPKGGHMSNFIEAVRTRGRTAATVEIGHRSATVCHLGNIAMTLERTLKWDPQAEQFIGDDEANRMRHRPYREPYVL; encoded by the coding sequence ATGAGCAAGAGAGTGGCCCGGTTCCCCCGCAGGGGATTCCTGAAGTGTGCGACAGGCGCCCTGGCAGCGCCGTGGGTGCTGCCCGCCTCGGCGTTCGGGCGGAGCGGCTCGATGTCGCCCAGCGACCGGATCAACGCCGCTGCCATCGGCACCCGCAACCGCGGCAACGACCTCATCAAAGGTGTTATCCGCCACCCCGACGTGCGACTGCTCCTCGTGTGCGATGTGGACAAGACCATCCGCGAGCAGCGCGCCGGCGAATGCAACAAGTCCTACGCCGAGCAGGAGCGCGGCCAGAACATCACCCAGCCCGTCCACGACTATCGCGAGATCATGGAGCGCACAGACATTGACGTGGTGCTGATCGCCACGCCCGACCACTGGCACGCGATCCTGGCCATCGCGGCGCTGCGGAGCGGGAAGGACGTGTACTGTGAGAAGCCGATGACGCTCACTATTGCCGAGGGCCGCGCGATGGCCGACGCGGTGGCCCGCTACGGCCGGGTGTTCCAGTGCGGCAGCCAGCGCCGGTCGGAGGAGCGCCCGCGCCGGGCCTGCGAGGCTGTGCGCAACGGCCGCATCGGCAAGCTGCTGCGGGTCGAGGTGGGCATCGGCCTGCGCCCGGTCAAGTCCGAGCCCGACGTGGCCGAGCCCGTGCCGCCCGAGCTCGACTACGATCTGTGGCTCGGCCCCGCGCCCTGGGCACCCTACTCGACGAAGCGCTGCCATTATAACTTCCGCTTCGTGCGCGACTACTCGGGCGGCGAGATGACCAATTTCGGCGCCCACTTCTTCGATGTCGCCCAGTGGGGCATCGGCGCCGACGACAGCGGCCCCGTCGAGATCCGGGGCAAGGGGGAGTTCTTCGACGGGCTCTGGAACACGTTCTCGAAGGTGGACGTGACCTACACCTACGCCAACGGCGTCGTCGTGCACGGCTCGCATGCCGCCGGCGGGTGCAAGTTCATCGGCACCGAGGGGTGGGTGGACGCCGAGCGCCTGGTCGGCGAGCCCAAGGAGGCGATCCTGGCGCCCCCCGGCCCTAACGAGGTGCACCTGTTCGCTCCCAAGGGGGGGCACATGAGCAACTTCATCGAGGCCGTGCGCACCCGCGGCCGCACCGCCGCAACCGTGGAGATCGGCCACCGGTCGGCCACCGTGTGCCACCTGGGCAACATCGCCATGACCCTCGAGCGGACCCTCAAGTGGGACCCCCAGGCCGAGCAGTTCATTGGCGACGACGAGGCGAACCGCATGCGCCATCGCCCCTATCGCGAGCCGTACGTGCTCTAG
- a CDS encoding uroporphyrinogen decarboxylase family protein translates to MMTQRQAFHALLNFERPDTLCQFEWGYWPEALERWRGEGLPQDAEPWDACGITHYFRPPIEIYFYPPFERQVLDEDADTRVVRTEMGIICRESKRGLRLPQFIKHPVATRDDFEAIKERLDPKTPGRYPANWSEWAKAAPSFPHILCLGRRENGFFGWLRELMGLEGLLMAYIEQPDLIHEICRYHVTYLQTLYERALRDVEFDFIFLWEDMAFKNGPLISPEFVRTFMLPYYREMIDFYRQMGAKWILQDSDGNMTKLIPLFHGAGVDGMLPFEVAAGMDVRDVRRAFPKLRILGGIDKRALYGSQNDIDRELVSKLPAMFRAGGYIPTLDHHVPPEVPYANFRHYIRRCREIYEALLSRPPGHSSRRACSIET, encoded by the coding sequence ATGATGACCCAGCGCCAAGCCTTTCACGCCCTCCTGAACTTCGAGCGCCCCGACACCCTGTGCCAGTTCGAGTGGGGCTACTGGCCCGAAGCCCTCGAGCGCTGGCGCGGCGAAGGGCTGCCCCAGGACGCCGAGCCCTGGGATGCCTGCGGCATCACCCACTACTTCCGTCCGCCCATCGAAATCTACTTCTATCCCCCGTTCGAGCGCCAGGTGCTCGACGAGGACGCCGACACGCGCGTCGTCCGCACCGAGATGGGCATCATCTGCCGCGAGAGCAAGCGTGGCCTCCGCCTCCCCCAGTTCATCAAGCACCCCGTGGCCACCCGCGACGACTTCGAGGCCATCAAGGAGCGCCTCGACCCCAAGACCCCTGGCCGCTACCCTGCGAACTGGAGCGAGTGGGCCAAGGCCGCCCCCAGCTTCCCACACATCCTCTGCCTCGGCCGCCGCGAGAACGGCTTCTTCGGCTGGCTACGCGAGTTGATGGGCCTCGAAGGGCTGCTCATGGCCTACATCGAGCAGCCCGACCTCATCCACGAAATCTGCCGCTACCACGTCACCTACCTTCAAACCCTCTACGAGCGGGCGCTGCGCGACGTGGAGTTCGACTTCATCTTCCTGTGGGAAGACATGGCCTTCAAGAACGGCCCGCTCATCAGCCCTGAGTTCGTCCGCACTTTCATGCTCCCCTATTACCGCGAGATGATCGACTTCTACCGCCAGATGGGCGCGAAGTGGATTCTCCAGGACAGCGATGGGAACATGACCAAGCTCATCCCCCTCTTCCACGGGGCCGGGGTGGATGGCATGCTCCCCTTCGAGGTCGCCGCGGGGATGGACGTTCGCGATGTCCGCAGGGCTTTTCCCAAGCTGCGCATCCTTGGCGGCATAGACAAGCGGGCGCTCTATGGGAGCCAGAACGACATTGACCGCGAGCTGGTGAGCAAGCTCCCCGCCATGTTCCGCGCCGGCGGCTACATCCCCACCCTCGACCACCACGTCCCGCCCGAGGTCCCCTACGCCAACTTCCGCCATTACATCCGTCGTTGCCGAGAGATCTACGAGGCACTGCTCTCCAGGCCACCCGGACACAGCTCGCGCAGGGCTTGCTCGATAGAGACGTAG
- a CDS encoding solute carrier family 26 protein has product MIERVFPAWDWLRGYRRCDLAGDLVAGLVVAVMLVPQGLAYAMLAGLPPVVGLYASTVPLLAYALFGSSRQLAVGPVAMISLVVVAKCSAIVPEVGSPGYIRVVLLLCLMVGAIQAALGLLRMGFLVNFLSHAVISGFTSAAAILIGLSQLKHLLGIEVRSQHSAFGLLRETARGIGGTHAVTLAIGVGSLAALVALRKLWPRLPSPIAVVVAATLLAWLLRLDAQGVRTVGHVPSGFPALSLPEWSGRDIGLLLPAAFTIVFVGFLESISIAQVIATRERQRVDASRELVALGMANLAAAFFSGYPVTGGLSRTAVNYQAGARTGLASIVTAALVLLTLLVLTPLFHFLPHAVLGAIVLVAVAGLVDLRTPRRLFAVKPSDGWMLVATFVGTLALGVESGVLLGVALSLGLFIWRSAHPHTAELGYLAEHGVFRNIKRFPEAKTVPEALLVRVDASLYFANMSFLEDWLRRHLHERPAVRWVIMDMSGVNDMDAVAIETLERLMKGWREHGVEFAFASMKGPVRDLVARAGWPERCGKRIGYVSIEQALRELCPGGLESSAS; this is encoded by the coding sequence GTGATCGAGCGCGTTTTCCCCGCCTGGGACTGGTTGCGGGGGTATCGGCGCTGCGATCTGGCGGGCGATCTGGTGGCCGGCCTCGTCGTAGCGGTGATGCTGGTGCCGCAGGGCTTGGCCTACGCGATGCTGGCCGGCCTGCCGCCCGTGGTCGGCCTGTACGCCTCGACCGTGCCGCTACTCGCCTACGCGCTCTTCGGTTCCTCGCGGCAACTCGCCGTGGGGCCGGTGGCGATGATCTCGCTGGTCGTCGTCGCCAAGTGCTCGGCCATCGTGCCAGAGGTCGGCTCGCCAGGCTACATCCGCGTCGTCCTGCTGCTCTGCCTGATGGTCGGGGCGATCCAGGCGGCGTTGGGCCTGCTGCGGATGGGCTTCCTCGTCAACTTCCTGTCCCACGCCGTCATCAGCGGCTTCACGTCGGCGGCGGCAATCCTCATCGGCTTGAGCCAACTCAAGCATCTGCTGGGGATCGAGGTGCGTTCGCAGCACTCGGCCTTCGGGCTCCTGCGCGAGACCGCGCGCGGCATCGGCGGCACGCACGCCGTCACGCTGGCCATTGGGGTGGGAAGCCTGGCCGCTCTCGTGGCGTTGCGGAAGCTGTGGCCGCGGCTCCCGAGCCCCATCGCCGTGGTCGTGGCGGCGACGCTGCTCGCGTGGTTGCTGAGGCTGGACGCCCAGGGCGTGAGAACCGTCGGCCACGTGCCCAGCGGCTTCCCGGCTCTCTCGCTGCCCGAGTGGAGCGGCAGGGACATCGGCCTCCTGCTTCCTGCAGCGTTCACCATCGTGTTCGTCGGTTTCCTCGAGTCCATCTCCATCGCCCAGGTGATTGCGACACGGGAGAGGCAGAGGGTGGACGCGAGCCGCGAGCTGGTCGCCCTGGGGATGGCGAACCTGGCGGCGGCATTCTTCAGCGGCTATCCGGTCACGGGCGGACTCTCCCGCACGGCGGTGAACTACCAGGCAGGAGCGAGGACGGGGCTGGCCTCCATCGTCACGGCTGCGCTCGTGCTCCTCACGCTGCTCGTCCTCACGCCCCTGTTTCACTTCCTGCCCCACGCCGTGTTGGGCGCCATCGTGCTCGTGGCCGTAGCGGGCCTGGTCGACCTCCGGACGCCCCGCCGCCTCTTCGCCGTGAAGCCGTCGGATGGCTGGATGCTGGTGGCGACGTTCGTGGGCACGCTGGCCCTCGGCGTGGAGTCGGGGGTGTTGCTGGGCGTCGCCCTCTCGCTTGGGCTCTTCATCTGGCGCAGCGCCCATCCCCATACGGCTGAACTGGGCTACCTGGCTGAGCATGGCGTCTTCCGCAACATCAAGCGGTTCCCTGAGGCGAAGACGGTTCCCGAGGCGCTCCTCGTGCGTGTGGACGCATCGCTCTACTTCGCCAACATGAGCTTCCTGGAGGACTGGCTGCGGCGGCATCTGCATGAGCGCCCTGCGGTGAGGTGGGTCATCATGGACATGTCGGGCGTCAACGACATGGACGCCGTGGCCATCGAGACGTTGGAACGGCTCATGAAAGGGTGGCGCGAGCATGGCGTTGAGTTCGCCTTCGCGAGCATGAAGGGCCCTGTTCGCGACCTGGTGGCCAGGGCCGGCTGGCCCGAACGGTGCGGCAAGCGCATCGGCTACGTCTCTATCGAGCAAGCCCTGCGCGAGCTGTGTCCGGGTGGCCTGGAGAGCAGTGCCTCGTAG